A single window of Pseudarthrobacter psychrotolerans DNA harbors:
- a CDS encoding amino acid ABC transporter permease has product MDFITNTLAVFPALLVAVPVVVQLALGAMALALVLGLLIALARISSIKILRGIATFYLEVIRGTPLLVQLVYIFFVLPSIGVSIEPVPAGILGLGLNYAAYLSEVFRSAILSVEHGQTEAALSLGYTPTKTLWKVVIPQSFVVSMGPIGNYFIAMIKDTALTSVIAVTEILKTANILNSQTFQTTAIYTAAAILYLIISLPLSRIVVVLERKARANG; this is encoded by the coding sequence ATGGACTTCATCACCAACACGCTCGCCGTGTTCCCTGCCCTCCTTGTTGCCGTGCCCGTTGTCGTCCAGCTTGCCCTCGGCGCCATGGCGCTGGCGCTAGTCCTCGGCCTCCTGATTGCCTTGGCGCGGATCTCCAGCATCAAAATCCTCCGCGGAATAGCCACCTTCTACCTCGAAGTGATCCGTGGAACCCCGCTGCTGGTGCAGTTGGTCTACATCTTCTTCGTGCTTCCCAGCATCGGGGTGTCCATCGAACCGGTTCCGGCCGGCATCCTGGGCCTGGGCCTGAACTACGCCGCCTATCTCTCAGAAGTTTTCCGCTCCGCCATCCTGTCCGTGGAACACGGCCAAACCGAGGCCGCCCTCTCGCTCGGATACACACCCACCAAAACCCTTTGGAAAGTGGTCATTCCGCAGTCATTCGTTGTTTCCATGGGGCCAATCGGCAACTACTTCATCGCGATGATCAAGGACACCGCGCTGACCTCGGTGATCGCCGTGACCGAGATCCTGAAGACAGCCAACATCCTCAACAGCCAGACCTTCCAGACCACGGCCATCTATACCGCCGCGGCCATTCTCTATCTGATTATCAGCCTGCCGCTTTCGCGCATCGTGGTAGTGCTTGAACGAAAGGCCCGGGCCAATGGCTGA
- a CDS encoding transposase has protein sequence MPSGKFTSSAAWLVLASIAFNLSRAIGNLASADLGKARSRTLRRKLIIVRARIATLARKIILLLPAHWPTPIQASPLESGREEVRARSPW, from the coding sequence GTGCCCTCGGGAAAGTTCACCTCCTCCGCGGCCTGGCTGGTCCTCGCGAGCATCGCCTTCAACCTCTCGCGCGCCATTGGCAATCTCGCTAGCGCCGACCTGGGTAAAGCACGCAGCCGCACCCTCCGTCGAAAACTCATCATCGTCCGTGCCAGGATCGCGACCCTGGCACGGAAAATCATCCTGCTGCTGCCCGCGCACTGGCCCACGCCCATCCAGGCGTCGCCGCTGGAGAGTGGGCGAGAGGAAGTTCGGGCGCGATCTCCTTGGTGA
- a CDS encoding amino acid ABC transporter ATP-binding protein — protein MADDTIIEVRDVHKTFVSETKRTLWSRLTGRPHVEKRVEVLKGVDLVVHRGETIAILGSSGSGKSTLLRCINKLETIEAGRIYVNGHLIGYEERDGGLIAEKASITAQKRTDIGFVFQHFNLFLNKTALGNVMAPLRDVKKLSASEARNIAVPNLEMVGLGDKMENYPSKLSGGQKQRVAIARALAMEPSVMLFDEPTSALDPELVGEVLSVIKKIAQQGTTMVIVTHEMQFAREIADRIVVMDQGIIVEEGPPSQIFTAPQHPKTRALLSRSGILPA, from the coding sequence ATGGCTGACGACACCATCATCGAGGTCCGCGACGTCCACAAAACTTTCGTCTCGGAAACAAAGCGGACGCTATGGAGCCGACTGACGGGCCGCCCCCACGTGGAAAAACGGGTGGAAGTGCTCAAGGGCGTGGACCTGGTGGTCCACCGCGGCGAAACCATCGCGATTCTGGGGTCCAGCGGATCCGGTAAGAGCACCCTGCTGCGCTGTATCAACAAACTGGAAACCATCGAAGCCGGGCGGATCTACGTCAACGGGCACCTGATCGGCTACGAAGAACGCGACGGCGGACTGATCGCCGAAAAAGCCTCGATTACCGCCCAAAAGCGCACCGACATCGGGTTCGTCTTTCAACACTTCAACCTGTTCCTCAACAAGACGGCCCTGGGCAACGTCATGGCACCGTTGCGGGACGTGAAAAAGCTCTCCGCCTCAGAGGCCCGCAATATAGCCGTCCCCAACCTCGAAATGGTGGGACTAGGCGACAAGATGGAGAACTACCCCAGCAAGCTCTCCGGCGGCCAAAAGCAGCGCGTTGCTATCGCCCGTGCCCTCGCCATGGAACCCAGCGTCATGCTCTTCGACGAGCCCACATCGGCACTGGACCCGGAACTGGTGGGCGAAGTCCTCTCCGTCATCAAGAAAATCGCCCAGCAGGGAACCACCATGGTCATCGTCACCCACGAAATGCAGTTCGCCCGGGAAATTGCCGACCGAATTGTTGTCATGGACCAGGGAATCATCGTCGAGGAGGGCCCACCAAGCCAGATCTTCACTGCCCCGCAGCACCCGAAGACCCGGGCACTGCTGAGCCGTTCCGGAATCCTGCCAGCCTAA
- a CDS encoding ABC transporter substrate-binding protein, translating into MNKNMLRKRFAALVPMGVAVALAMTACGSGSGGGSSTGGAEQKTITIATSNDAPFSYTDQATGELKGIDGEMINAIAAAKGWKVKVFTSEFATLIAALKAKKADVIVDAMYITDDRKKEINFTEPWYTEGEAMVVPADSTLASRDDVKGKVLGAQTGTVFKDLVDSLGGSQVKLFDSQAALLAAVENKQVDAVFTDSAVIGYSLVQKPNPKLKLVDPYKPFYPGIIGAGVRKDDTQLLQDLNSGLTELKNSPKYLEILKKYGLGEANMVK; encoded by the coding sequence ATGAACAAAAATATGCTCCGCAAGCGGTTTGCTGCATTGGTGCCTATGGGCGTAGCTGTCGCCCTGGCCATGACCGCTTGCGGCTCAGGAAGCGGCGGCGGGTCCAGCACCGGCGGGGCCGAACAGAAGACCATTACCATCGCCACCTCCAACGACGCCCCCTTCTCCTACACCGACCAGGCAACCGGTGAACTCAAAGGCATCGACGGGGAAATGATCAACGCCATCGCCGCGGCGAAGGGATGGAAGGTCAAAGTCTTCACCTCGGAGTTCGCCACGCTGATTGCGGCGCTGAAGGCGAAGAAGGCCGACGTCATCGTGGATGCGATGTACATCACCGACGATCGCAAGAAGGAGATCAACTTCACCGAGCCCTGGTATACCGAGGGTGAGGCCATGGTGGTTCCCGCGGATTCCACTTTGGCCTCGCGCGACGACGTCAAGGGCAAGGTGCTCGGCGCTCAGACCGGCACGGTATTCAAGGACCTCGTGGACAGCCTCGGCGGAAGCCAGGTCAAGCTCTTCGACTCGCAGGCGGCCCTGCTCGCAGCAGTGGAAAACAAACAGGTCGACGCCGTGTTCACGGACAGCGCCGTCATCGGTTACAGCCTCGTCCAGAAACCGAATCCCAAGCTCAAGCTCGTCGACCCCTATAAGCCATTCTACCCGGGCATCATCGGAGCCGGAGTGCGCAAGGACGATACGCAGCTGCTGCAGGACCTGAACTCGGGACTGACTGAGCTCAAGAATTCGCCTAAGTACCTTGAGATCCTCAAGAAGTACGGCCTCGGTGAAGCCAATATGGTCAAGTAG